The following nucleotide sequence is from Peribacillus sp. ACCC06369.
AGGACCATTTCCCAAAGCTACAATCAACCCTTTAGCCAAGTCATCGGTAAAATTCTGGATGATTACATTTTTCCACTGCCATTCATGGACTGGGAGGTAGAAATAGTTTTCTGACTTCAGGCCTTTCTCTGTCAATCTTTTTGCAAATGATTTTTGGGTTTCTTCATCCAGTTCATTCTCCATCAATTGCTTATAAGACAACTTTTCAATAGAATTGAACTCACCCCTCGTTTTATGGACCGCAATCCATGATAACTGAACTTCCTTCTGGTTTTCTGGAGCAAACTTCAAATAATCATCAAAACCGAAACCGATTCTTCCCTTGTTATAAGCAATCCAAGGGTGACCGCTCATTTCCCCTTCAAGTAAAGCATAGTCCAGTTCGACCAAATCATCCGCGTCTTGTTCAGGTTTGGATAGCAATTGGAGGTCCGCAAGCAGCGTATGATGGAATTCCTTGATTAAATGTCCTGTTGTTTCTGCAGTCATCCCAATTACCGGCTGGATGTCCAAAATGAATTGAATAGCATCATTGGCCTGTGTAAAACCTTCCGTTTCATATACCTGGATCGACTCGGCCTGTACTTCATAGCTGTCAAAAAGACGGGGTGAAGCCAAAAATTGATAAGATCTCCCCTCATTTATCTTTAACTCATATAGGTTTCCTGCTGCATTTTCGTTCAAGACAGCTGGTTTGATCATATCTTCATACATATACTCAGAAATCATCTTGGCCAGCAGGTTTTGGTTTACTATCGACCAATTTTTTTCTGAAACCGCCTGTTCCACTTCATTTATGAACTGCATATAATGCTTCCCTTCCCTTCTCTTAGTAAGCCATGACAGGTGATTTTACACGGAATGACTGAAAAGCACCCTTTGGCTCTGATGGATAAATCTCTTTACCTGCCAATTGATTGATAATGATGGAGTTTCGGAAGGCCCCTAAGCCTAGATCCGGAGCACCCACACCATGTGTATGTATCTCGCCATTTTGAATAAAAAGGTGATTCTGCGTAGTGATGGCCGTTCCTACTCTATAATCTTTCGTTATTGTAAGCCGCCCCAAATCATCGCGGACTAAAAGGTCTTCCATGGTGTCAAGGAATGCCGGAAGGGTTGATTTATAGCCCGTTCCAAAAACAATCGCCTCTGTGTCCACATCAAATTCTCTATCTTCTACCCACTGTCGGCATTTCAATCCCCAGCCATTTTCGGTGGGAGTTACCGCCGAAACTTCCGTCATGGCCCTAAGTTCAATGGAAAGTTCGGCATTTCCAATCGATTTTTCATACATCTTGTCAAAAATTGCTGCAATTGTCGTGGCGCTGATCCCTTTATACAATAGATCCTGTTTAGGCAGAATTTCATCCTTCTTTTCCTGTGGCAGCCGATAAAAGAAATCAAGGTAATCCGGAGTGAAGTATTCCAACCCAAGTTTTGAATATTCCATAGGGAAAAACCCCTTGGATCTTGTATACCAGTTAAGCTGATAGCCATATTGCTCCTGCTCATTCAGTAGATCCAGAAAGACCTCGGCTGCACTCTGTCCAGATCCGACAACCGTTACGGATTTTTTCTTTAAGACATTTTCTTTGTTCCGTAAATAATCGGCCGAATGCAGGATGCTCTCCCCCATATATGGGTGAAATGCCGACGGGACAGTCGGGGCGGTGCCAATTCCCATGACAACATGACGGCTATAATAGACTTCGATCTTTTGTGTTTGTGCATCCCTTACACTGATTTGATAGAAGGGTTCACCTTGATCACCTATATACTCCACCGCCTCCACCGCCTTTCCAAAACAGCAGCTTTTAAGTTGATGGGCAGTCCAGCGGCAATAGTCGTTATATTCTTTTCGTGGAATCAAGAATTTTTCAAGAAAGTAGAAATGATAGAGACGATCATGCTGCTGTAAATAACTCAAGTAACTATATGGGCTAGTCACATCAGCCATGCTAACTAGATCGGCAAAGAACGGTACCTGCAGTGTTGTCCCTTCCAGCAGCATTCCTTCATGCCAATTAAATTCCTGCTTTTTCTCAAAAAAGACGGCATTCAACTCCGGGGTTTTCTCCAAAAGGGCCGCAAGTCCAAGGTTAAAGGGGCCTATCCCTATCCCTACCAGGTCATAGATAGATTGTTGCTTCTCCATACTTCCACTTCCTCTCAAAATTCTCCCGTGTACATGACATTAGCAATGCCGTTTTGTCAGGGAGCTCAATTTCTTTAATTGGGGTGAAACCGCACTTTTCAAATAAGTAAATCATCTTTGCATTTCGAATGTCCGGTTCCGCCATCACCTTTTTTGTTCTAGAAGAAAGCAGTTGGTATTTCACCATTGCACGTAAAAACGGCAAAGCCAGTCCTTTTCCAAGGTAATCTGAATCACCAATGAGTAAATGAATGCCTTGATCTCCCTCTTCGGACTCATAATAATCTTCGATGATATCGCCTTTTACCCAATACGATTCCCAATAGCTCATGGGGATTGCATCAAGGCAGCCAAGATAGAGTGTTTGGTGTGTGTCAGCCAACGCCTTTTGCAAATGAACAGCAAACTTTTCTTTTGTGAAATTTAAATTCCAGTAGGGTATCACATGTTCTTCATGCATCCATTTATGCAGTGTATCTACATCCCTCTCAAATTCAACTTTGACAAATGAAAGCTGTTGATTACAGTCCTTCAGATTTTCTTCATAACTATTTTTCATAGGCGGTTAAAACCCCCTGCGCGAATGGATTATCAATCGTTGTATAAACGGATTGTGTCTCAAGTGAACCGACAAGCTCATCCATATCATGAAATCGCGTCAGTAAATTAGCCTTACAAGATAATTCCCGGGCATGAAGCAGCCTTGAAACAACTCGATTCAACCCTTCATCCTCGCTTTCCCTGCTGCTTGTTTCCAATTGTTCCTGAACGAGCTGTAACAGGGTTTTCTCTGATACTAATCCTTCCGTACCAAAATTATTGATTAAGCCTAATAAGTGATTGAAAAAGAAGTAGTATTGAAGTCTTTCTTCAGCGACTTCATCAGAACAAGTCGTGAAGCTTTTTTCACTTAGTTCAGGCAGGATATTCAACAACCTGTCTACTTTGGACTCGCAATAGTAATACCCTTGATTATCACGATAATAAAAAGTGGATGGATAGCCATCTTGAAGTTGAATGATTGAATTTTGCTGGTGGGCTTCTAAAACAATTCCATACTCTTCAAATAGCCAAAGCATCGGTTTTAATGTCATTGAAAGATAAATTTTGAACCATTCCTTACTTACTTCTTCGGTACTGCGGTTTTCATCAGCTGCCAATTTGCGGATGATCGCTCCAAGCCTTGATGGTGCACCATAGGCATTATCCTGACATAAGCCTGCAATCAGGCTTGCTTGTTTATCATTTTCATAAAAAGGGTTTTCCCGAATATCAACATCGAAACCTGATTCTTGTTCAGTTGTTTTGATCGTTAGATAAGCAGGGTCCTTAATAACACGGAAGGCGGGATGCTGTTCTTTTAGATCATCGCCCACTTTTGAATCTATTAATTTAGCAATTTCCACACCACGATCTAGTTCTTTTTGCAAATTCGCACGTAATGAATTCGTGATCTTAACCGGAACGGAAAATTTGTACATATATCTCGATGTGGCACTATATACCGTTCTAAATGAAGAGGTAGCCGTGAATTTTTTTCCAAGCGGTCCTGCATAAACTAGTGTTCCTTGCTCGATTAGCCTCTTAACCTCTTCTTTTTCGATAAGCACTTTTGCCTGGAGCGGATGTGCCGGGATAATGCTGTATCGGCTTTCCTTTTGGCAATACGTGTCACGAAATTCACTGGAAATCTCCAAGTCACCAGCTAATTCCTGTTTAATGATCTCACTTGCCGATCGGACTTCACTAGAATCCTGGATGACGATCGAAGGCTCTGCCAGGAAATAGTGCAGCTGAAACTCCCCTTTTAATTCGGGTGAATAGATCCATTCATCTTTTTCTGAAATGCCCTGCTTACTTTTCGGTGTCGGGTGGAACAGGTGGCCGAATAAAAGCGACTGCTCTGCTTCGATGTATGTAAAATCAGGACTTTGAAGTGCATCAGCGTCTTCTGTCCTCGCTTCCACATAACGTTGAATATTTTGGCTGCTAAGGATAACACGCAGCATCAATTCATCTTCACTATCCGTCCGGCCCTGCTCATTCAATAACTCTTTAGAAACAATCGAGACCATTGTCACATAATCTAATTCACGTACTTGTTTGGATGCTGTTTGGTAGTAAATCGGGAAGGTAAAAATATGACGCCCCGTTACCGACCAATATTTAAGTGGAACAAGCAATGCAATATCTTGGGATCTGAGATTACTGACTAATAATGAATCCGGAATGGAACCCTCCAAATCTGGCCAGTTTCTCGTTTCTTCTAAACTGCAATTCCCGGTTTCCCGGAAATAACAGTTCAGAAAGCTTTGCATCGTTGCCCTTTCAGCTATTTGCTTACCATTCATCTTCATTCCTCCATCATCTTGAACATTTCACCTAAAACTCGAATTTCGTCTAAAATTTCCTCTATGTGTTCAAGCCTTGTCATTGGATTCAATAGTGTCATTTTTAAATATACCTGTCCGTCAAAACGCGTTTTTGCTAAAAATGCCCGTCCGCTTTTCAGTAATTCCTGCTGAATCTGTTTATTTAATAGATTTACTAGCTGATCACTTTCTCCCGAGGGATCATAACGGAATACAACTGCATTCAATTCAGGATCTTTATTTAATACTGTGAATCCATCCGCTTTTTCGATCTTCACAGCCACTTCACGTGCAAGATGACAAGTATAGTCGATCATTTCAGCAAAGGTGTCCAGTCCAACGACCTTCAATGACATCCAGAGTTTCAGTGCATCGAACCTTCTCGTCGTTTGAACCGATTTATTGACTAAATGAACCATGCCCTCCGCTTCATCTTCCTGTGGATTCAAGTAATCGGCGTGATGCTGGATATATTGAAATGAGTTGCTGTCCGAGACAAGAAAAGCACCACAACTGATGGGTTGATAGAATAATTTGTGAAAATCAACCGTAATCGAGTCGGCCCGTTCAATTCCGCTGATTAACTCTTTGTAATCCTTGCTTAAAATCATCGCACCGCCATATGCAGCGTCCACATGCAGCCATATCCGATTCTTCCTAGCAGCTTCGGACAATTCATGTAATGGATCGATTGAACCAAAATCCGTCGTTCCACAAGTTGCAACGATAGCAAATGGAAGTAAATCCTGTTCCTCTAAAAGCAGCAACTGATGATTCAAATCATCCATGGACAGACGATGATTTGAATCTGTTTTAATCGTGATCACTGCCTGTTCACCAAGCCCCAGCTGTGCCGCTGATTTACGAACCGTAAAGTGGGCAGCCTCGGAGCATAGGATCCGCAGTTTTTTCGCCTCGACTGGCAAGCCGTGCTGTTGAACGTCCACATCCCAGAAACGCTTACAATAGGCGTCCCTTGCCAATAGCAGTCCCATGTAATTAGATTGGGTACCACCGCTTGTGAAAATCCCATCGGCTTGTTCCGGTAACCCTACCTGACTGCACAGCCAATCTATTAAACGCTCTTCAACGAAAGTTGCCGTCGAGCTTTGGTCCCATGAATCCATGGATTGATTCAACGTACCGATAATCATTTCGGCTGCCACGGCTGGAATTAGTGTCGGGCAATGCAAATGCCCGATACAAGTAGGACTGTGTACATTGATGCTGTCATCAATAATAAACTCTGCCAGCTCAGCCGCAACTGCTTCAATCGTCTCCCCTTTTAGAGAAGCGAGGGTCAGTCCGTTTAATCTTGCTTCTATTTCATACGGATTTTTCCCAGAGTATGGTGAATTGTTCCCTTTTAAAAAGGCCATCAGCTTCTTTTCCATGATTTTTAATGACTGGCTGTAGTTATTGAAACCTTCTTCGTTATTCAAGAACAATGGAGAATAAGCAAAATCCGTTTTATTTATCATTTCAATCATTGATAATTCACCCTCTAGCTACAGCTGCACGAACAGCCTGTTCAAAAATGGCAGTGGCTTCGCGAAGCTGGGATTCCGTTACGATCAATGGTGGCAGGAACCTCACTACACTTCCATGTCTGCCGCCCACTTCCAGAATCAATCCTCTTTGAAAACATTCCTGTTGAATGGTACTGGCAAGTTCCGAATCAGCTGGATTGCTTCCATTCGGATTTTGAGGTTCTTCATGCTTGACCATTTCGACACCGACCATCAATCCACGGCCTCTAACATCCCCGATCTGCTGAATATCTTTTTGCAAATCTTTAAGAATATCCTTTAAGATTTCACCCATTTTAGCGGAATGCTCCACAAGATTCGTCTCTTTCATATACTTTAAAGTCGCTGTTCCTGCTGCCATCGCCAATTGATTTCCCCGGAACGTACCGATATGTGCACCTGGAGACCATAGGTCCAACTCTTTGTTATAAATTACCACCGATAATGGAAGACTTCCGCCAATTGCTTTAGATAAGACAAGAACATCCGGAATGATTCCTGCATGTTCGAAGGCAAACATTTTTCCTGTACGGCCGATACCGGATTGAACTTCATCGATAATTAGCGGAATGCCCTTCTCTTTTGTAATTCTTCTGATTTCCTTAAGCCAAGGAATTGGAGCGGGAATGGAACCTCCTTCACCTTGTACTGCCTCTAATATCATTCCTGCAGGTGCCAATAATCCAGATTCAGGATCGTTCAGTAGATTTTCGATATACTGGCTACTGATTTTATGACTTTCTTCTCCGCCTATTCCAAAAGGACAGCGATATTGATAGGGATACGGAAGGAAATGTACGTCTGGCATTAACCCTTGTATCTTTTCCTTTGGTTTTGTATTGCCGCTGATTGACATGGTTGCATGGGTTGCCCCGTGATAAGCTCCTTGGAAGGATAAAATGCTTCTGTTGCCTGTGGCTGTTTTTACTAATTTAAGTGCTGCCTCAATGGCATCCCCGCCAGTAGGACCACAGAATTGAATTTTTGCATTTTTCCTGAATTCTTCAGGCAGGCTTTCAAAAATTTCATCAACGAACTGCTCTTTGATTGGCGTCGTAAAATCCAATGTATGTAACGGCCGTTTATCCTTAAGAACTTTTTCCATTGCTTCAAGCACAGCCGGATGATTGTGACCGAGCGCTAATGTTCCAGCCCCGGCAAGAAAATCAATATATCGTTTTCCATCCATGTCTGTTAGGTAAATTCCCTCCGCTTGATCGATGGCTATCGGTAATCTTCTAGGATAAGATCGGGCATTTGATTCCCTTGTATTTTGTTGTTCCAGTAATTGATCATTTTTTGTAAGAGTATTCGTTACCATAGTGAGCCTCCATGTATTGAATTAATTGAGAATAATTATCATTATCATGAGATTCATTTTACTGATAATGATAATTATTCTCAATGAGTAAATCCACTCATTTTTCTTCTAATAAATTCCAATAAAATTAAGAAAAGGTTAAAACTGGGGCCTATTCTCTATTTATCTATTAAACAGAAAATTGTTATTAAGGTTTTATTAAGATTGTGTTTATAAGCTGAACCTAGTAAAAACATGAAAAAGGAGGAACAACAATGAATGATTTAAAGGGCAGGCGGGAACTCAAGCATGCAATCACCAGAGCAGATTGTTATTTATTAAGAAATAATCTGAAAAACTTCATGAGGCTTGATCCCCATGGGCTGGATGGGAAGTATTTAATTCGAAGTGTCTATTTCGATAACTTTGACAATAAAATCCTGCGGCAAAAAACGGAGGGGTTCTATCACAGGGATAAGTTCAGGGCTAGACTTTATGATCATAATACTGATTTCATCAATCTAGAAAAAAAGAGTAAGCGGGATAACCTTACCTATAAACAGAAGTGCAGGCTGTCTGCCGAAGAATACGAACGAATTCGTTCAGGGGATATAAATTGGATGTCCGAAGATTCAAGGGATATCCTTAGGGACTTATACATTCAAATGACCCTTTTCCAAATCAAGCCGACAACAGTCGTCGACTATGAAAGGGAGGTATTTATCTATGAGTATGGAAATGTGCGGGTCACCTTCGACAGCAATGTGAAAACCAGCTATCGGGATACGGACTTCCTGAATCCCGAATTAATCGTCGTCGATGCACTAGACCCGGATTGGGTCATCCTGGAAATAAAGTTTGATGAGTTTCTTCCGGATATCATCAAACAATTGTTATCCATCATCGATACTAGAAAAACGGCTTTTTCAAAATATCAACTAAGCAGAAGATACGGCTGATTTCAGCTAAACACATAATATTTGGAGGAATGGCACATGGATACGACGACTACTAGCACTTTTAATGATATTTTCAAATCAAGCTTTTTAGACAAGACAGAGAGCTTTTCAATCATTGACTCCCTAATTGGGTTATTGTTGGCATTTGCCATCGGTTTGTTTATTTACGTCATTTATAAGAAGACCTTTTCCGGTGTGATGTACTCACACAATTTCAATATTTCCCTCATCATCATGACAATGGCAACGGCTTTGATCATCATGGGTATTTCAACTAATATCGTTATCTCCCTTGGTATGGTCGGTGCCCTCTCCATCGTTCGATTCAGAACGCCAATTAAAGATCCCATGGACTTGATCTTCCTATTCTGGGCAGCCGCTTCCGGGATTTTATGCGGGGCAGGACTAATTCCACTGGTTATCATCGGTGCTATTTTAATAGGTATTGTCATGCTCACATTTGCGAACCGGATCACTGTAGAAAATCCTTATTTATTTATCGTTAAATATACAGATGC
It contains:
- a CDS encoding lysine N(6)-hydroxylase/L-ornithine N(5)-oxygenase family protein; the encoded protein is MEKQQSIYDLVGIGIGPFNLGLAALLEKTPELNAVFFEKKQEFNWHEGMLLEGTTLQVPFFADLVSMADVTSPYSYLSYLQQHDRLYHFYFLEKFLIPRKEYNDYCRWTAHQLKSCCFGKAVEAVEYIGDQGEPFYQISVRDAQTQKIEVYYSRHVVMGIGTAPTVPSAFHPYMGESILHSADYLRNKENVLKKKSVTVVGSGQSAAEVFLDLLNEQEQYGYQLNWYTRSKGFFPMEYSKLGLEYFTPDYLDFFYRLPQEKKDEILPKQDLLYKGISATTIAAIFDKMYEKSIGNAELSIELRAMTEVSAVTPTENGWGLKCRQWVEDREFDVDTEAIVFGTGYKSTLPAFLDTMEDLLVRDDLGRLTITKDYRVGTAITTQNHLFIQNGEIHTHGVGAPDLGLGAFRNSIIINQLAGKEIYPSEPKGAFQSFRVKSPVMAY
- a CDS encoding GNAT family N-acetyltransferase, with amino-acid sequence MKNSYEENLKDCNQQLSFVKVEFERDVDTLHKWMHEEHVIPYWNLNFTKEKFAVHLQKALADTHQTLYLGCLDAIPMSYWESYWVKGDIIEDYYESEEGDQGIHLLIGDSDYLGKGLALPFLRAMVKYQLLSSRTKKVMAEPDIRNAKMIYLFEKCGFTPIKEIELPDKTALLMSCTRENFERKWKYGEATIYL
- a CDS encoding IucA/IucC family protein; this translates as MNGKQIAERATMQSFLNCYFRETGNCSLEETRNWPDLEGSIPDSLLVSNLRSQDIALLVPLKYWSVTGRHIFTFPIYYQTASKQVRELDYVTMVSIVSKELLNEQGRTDSEDELMLRVILSSQNIQRYVEARTEDADALQSPDFTYIEAEQSLLFGHLFHPTPKSKQGISEKDEWIYSPELKGEFQLHYFLAEPSIVIQDSSEVRSASEIIKQELAGDLEISSEFRDTYCQKESRYSIIPAHPLQAKVLIEKEEVKRLIEQGTLVYAGPLGKKFTATSSFRTVYSATSRYMYKFSVPVKITNSLRANLQKELDRGVEIAKLIDSKVGDDLKEQHPAFRVIKDPAYLTIKTTEQESGFDVDIRENPFYENDKQASLIAGLCQDNAYGAPSRLGAIIRKLAADENRSTEEVSKEWFKIYLSMTLKPMLWLFEEYGIVLEAHQQNSIIQLQDGYPSTFYYRDNQGYYYCESKVDRLLNILPELSEKSFTTCSDEVAEERLQYYFFFNHLLGLINNFGTEGLVSEKTLLQLVQEQLETSSRESEDEGLNRVVSRLLHARELSCKANLLTRFHDMDELVGSLETQSVYTTIDNPFAQGVLTAYEK
- a CDS encoding aspartate aminotransferase family protein, which encodes MIEMINKTDFAYSPLFLNNEEGFNNYSQSLKIMEKKLMAFLKGNNSPYSGKNPYEIEARLNGLTLASLKGETIEAVAAELAEFIIDDSINVHSPTCIGHLHCPTLIPAVAAEMIIGTLNQSMDSWDQSSTATFVEERLIDWLCSQVGLPEQADGIFTSGGTQSNYMGLLLARDAYCKRFWDVDVQQHGLPVEAKKLRILCSEAAHFTVRKSAAQLGLGEQAVITIKTDSNHRLSMDDLNHQLLLLEEQDLLPFAIVATCGTTDFGSIDPLHELSEAARKNRIWLHVDAAYGGAMILSKDYKELISGIERADSITVDFHKLFYQPISCGAFLVSDSNSFQYIQHHADYLNPQEDEAEGMVHLVNKSVQTTRRFDALKLWMSLKVVGLDTFAEMIDYTCHLAREVAVKIEKADGFTVLNKDPELNAVVFRYDPSGESDQLVNLLNKQIQQELLKSGRAFLAKTRFDGQVYLKMTLLNPMTRLEHIEEILDEIRVLGEMFKMMEE
- a CDS encoding aspartate aminotransferase family protein; amino-acid sequence: MVTNTLTKNDQLLEQQNTRESNARSYPRRLPIAIDQAEGIYLTDMDGKRYIDFLAGAGTLALGHNHPAVLEAMEKVLKDKRPLHTLDFTTPIKEQFVDEIFESLPEEFRKNAKIQFCGPTGGDAIEAALKLVKTATGNRSILSFQGAYHGATHATMSISGNTKPKEKIQGLMPDVHFLPYPYQYRCPFGIGGEESHKISSQYIENLLNDPESGLLAPAGMILEAVQGEGGSIPAPIPWLKEIRRITKEKGIPLIIDEVQSGIGRTGKMFAFEHAGIIPDVLVLSKAIGGSLPLSVVIYNKELDLWSPGAHIGTFRGNQLAMAAGTATLKYMKETNLVEHSAKMGEILKDILKDLQKDIQQIGDVRGRGLMVGVEMVKHEEPQNPNGSNPADSELASTIQQECFQRGLILEVGGRHGSVVRFLPPLIVTESQLREATAIFEQAVRAAVARG
- a CDS encoding polyphosphate polymerase domain-containing protein, with product MNDLKGRRELKHAITRADCYLLRNNLKNFMRLDPHGLDGKYLIRSVYFDNFDNKILRQKTEGFYHRDKFRARLYDHNTDFINLEKKSKRDNLTYKQKCRLSAEEYERIRSGDINWMSEDSRDILRDLYIQMTLFQIKPTTVVDYEREVFIYEYGNVRVTFDSNVKTSYRDTDFLNPELIVVDALDPDWVILEIKFDEFLPDIIKQLLSIIDTRKTAFSKYQLSRRYG
- a CDS encoding DUF4956 domain-containing protein; amino-acid sequence: MDTTTTSTFNDIFKSSFLDKTESFSIIDSLIGLLLAFAIGLFIYVIYKKTFSGVMYSHNFNISLIIMTMATALIIMGISTNIVISLGMVGALSIVRFRTPIKDPMDLIFLFWAAASGILCGAGLIPLVIIGAILIGIVMLTFANRITVENPYLFIVKYTDASIEKTLDEMISNKVKKHSIKSKSVMPDNNLEVTYEIRLKDNNAEFINQVKDMNSVHSAIMLSYDGNFTA